The Lysinibacillus pakistanensis genome includes a window with the following:
- a CDS encoding aminoacyl-tRNA deacylase, protein MNSHETKVKEFLNSNNVKAEHFIFNQSCHSVKEAAEAVNGSEDDFVKNICMIDSNNELIVAIVKGNNRASTTRVAKSLNIEKPRLANENEIIERTGFPPGGVPSFGFQANFLVDPKVTNMDYIYTGGGSENSLVKINVQDLLKINQGTIVKVSK, encoded by the coding sequence ATGAATTCGCATGAAACTAAAGTAAAGGAATTTTTAAACTCTAATAATGTAAAAGCTGAACACTTCATATTTAATCAATCTTGCCACTCCGTAAAAGAAGCCGCTGAAGCAGTTAATGGCTCGGAAGACGATTTTGTAAAAAACATTTGTATGATTGACTCAAATAATGAATTAATAGTGGCTATTGTAAAAGGAAACAATAGAGCTAGTACAACCCGTGTTGCAAAATCATTAAATATAGAAAAGCCTAGACTTGCTAATGAAAATGAAATTATTGAACGTACAGGTTTCCCACCAGGTGGAGTTCCTTCTTTTGGTTTTCAAGCAAATTTTTTAGTTGATCCAAAAGTGACAAATATGGATTACATATATACTGGTGGTGGTTCCGAAAACTCATTAGTTAAAATAAATGTTCAAGATTTATTAAAAATCAATCAAGGTACTATTGTTAAAGTAAGTAAATAG
- a CDS encoding DUF3231 family protein: MGILGGNPKDEPLHYGEVFSVWSSLIADYGMISGYQTFYNHAGDEDLKKIIEDIIETCREEVKQLEKILKTNGIALPPASPERPVARLEDIPPGAKFNDPEISAAITADVAAGLVACSQAMGISTREDIALMYGQFHTAKALLGGKLLRLNKNKGWLVPPPLHVDYPEK; the protein is encoded by the coding sequence ATGGGTATTCTAGGTGGAAATCCAAAAGACGAACCATTGCATTACGGTGAAGTATTTAGTGTTTGGTCAAGTTTAATTGCAGACTATGGAATGATTTCTGGCTATCAAACATTTTACAATCATGCTGGTGATGAAGATCTTAAAAAAATTATTGAAGATATCATCGAAACTTGCAGAGAAGAAGTAAAACAATTAGAAAAAATTCTAAAAACGAATGGTATTGCTTTACCACCTGCTTCACCTGAAAGACCTGTAGCAAGATTGGAAGATATCCCTCCAGGAGCGAAGTTTAATGACCCAGAAATCAGCGCTGCAATTACTGCTGACGTTGCCGCTGGATTAGTTGCATGTAGTCAAGCAATGGGTATTTCCACTCGTGAAGATATCGCATTAATGTATGGTCAATTCCATACAGCAAAAGCTCTATTGGGTGGTAAACTACTACGTCTTAATAAAAATAAAGGTTGGTTAGTTCCACCACCATTACATGTAGATTATCCAGAAAAGTAA
- a CDS encoding spore coat protein: MASFEIGARGLFNFRNERFFLLVEDEITIPEKGVEIDPVNIYEIDQQTFNFIRDEGDTPVVVPRFNLPPVPPGFELERKCIFTVDNSYFVIYELENGTDNFVILRISAALFNSLRNSGVRECVPQDFIN, from the coding sequence ATGGCATCATTTGAAATTGGGGCGAGAGGTCTTTTCAATTTTCGAAACGAACGCTTTTTCCTATTAGTTGAAGATGAAATTACAATTCCAGAAAAAGGTGTGGAGATTGATCCAGTGAATATCTATGAAATTGACCAACAAACTTTCAATTTTATCAGAGATGAAGGAGATACACCTGTAGTTGTACCTCGTTTTAATCTTCCTCCTGTACCACCTGGATTTGAATTAGAACGAAAATGTATTTTTACAGTCGATAATTCATACTTTGTTATCTATGAATTAGAAAATGGCACTGATAACTTTGTTATTTTAAGAATCAGTGCAGCTTTATTTAACTCATTGAGAAATTCTGGTGTTCGTGAATGTGTTCCTCAAGATTTCATTAATTAA